A section of the Leptotrichia buccalis C-1013-b genome encodes:
- a CDS encoding UTRA domain-containing protein: MSKYKEVYNDIKEKITNGTLKAREFLSSEAELARKYSYSKDTIRKALSMLELDGYIQKIKGKNSMVLENGRFKNSLSNLRTSKELNKIENIDITTNLVGLTIIKGIKKIMDIFEVSEDVSFYKISRNRVLDGEALEYETTYFDKRIVPFLDKDIVENSIYDYLEKKLHLKISHSRREIKFRYATEEEKKHMDLKDFNAVVVIESHTYLSNGTLFQYGVNSYRPDKFVFSTVAKR, from the coding sequence GTGAGCAAATACAAGGAAGTTTATAATGATATAAAAGAAAAAATTACAAACGGCACACTTAAAGCTAGGGAATTTTTAAGCAGTGAAGCAGAGCTTGCACGTAAATATTCCTACTCTAAAGATACCATAAGAAAAGCACTTTCTATGCTTGAATTAGATGGATATATCCAAAAAATTAAAGGAAAAAATTCAATGGTTCTGGAAAATGGACGTTTTAAAAATAGTTTGTCAAACTTGCGAACATCAAAGGAACTTAATAAAATTGAAAACATAGATATTACTACAAATCTAGTAGGCTTGACAATTATTAAAGGGATTAAAAAAATAATGGATATTTTTGAAGTTTCTGAAGACGTTTCATTTTATAAAATCTCACGTAACCGTGTACTTGACGGAGAAGCTCTTGAATATGAAACTACATATTTTGATAAGAGAATAGTTCCGTTTTTAGACAAGGATATTGTCGAAAATTCAATTTATGATTATTTAGAAAAAAAGCTGCATTTAAAAATTTCACATTCACGGCGTGAAATAAAATTTAGATATGCCACTGAAGAAGAAAAGAAACATATGGATTTAAAGGATTTTAATGCAGTCGTTGTAATTGAAAGCCATACTTACTTATCAAATGGAACTTTATTTCAATACGGCGTAAACTCATACCGTCCTGATAAATTTGTATTTTCAACAGTTGCCAAAAGATAG
- the serA gene encoding phosphoglycerate dehydrogenase: MYKVLVGEYIDDEAVAGLHSAKDVKVDVKVGISREEILEIIHEYDALIVRSVIKVDKELLDKAKNLKIVGRAGNGTDNINIPEATAHGVIVANTPDSNTVSACEIAIGLMIATSRNIVAANNFIRSGKWEREIFVGNELFEKTLGIIGLGRIGGLVATRMKAFGMKLVAYDPYISDERFKRYSCEKAKTLDELMEKADIITIHTPKTKETIDMINAENIRKLKDGVRLVNAARGGLFNEDAVAEGLRSGKIASFGYDVHTVEPRTDCVLYEFDNVVATPHIGATTYEAQRNVGTQVVRQVLNGLRGEIVETAVNLPAIGREEFLIVKPFINLAEKLGKIYFQIEKTPIANVVINYYGEIAGQETALVDSTAMKGILEPVLKEEVNYINAKPLAEKRGINISINKKEHKYKNYSSAIEFIITSEEGKKIYVVGTIGMNNEERIISIKNHDVDMAISDNMIYLGNDDVPGVIGAVGATLGKENINIATMNVGRRENSAIMLLTVDSEVGRKSLNKLKGLSQIKWAHYLDLTI; this comes from the coding sequence ATGTATAAAGTATTAGTTGGAGAATATATAGATGATGAAGCGGTTGCTGGGTTACATAGTGCAAAAGATGTGAAAGTTGATGTAAAAGTGGGAATTTCACGTGAGGAAATTCTGGAAATAATTCATGAATACGACGCTCTAATTGTAAGAAGTGTCATAAAAGTGGATAAGGAGCTGCTGGATAAAGCTAAAAATCTAAAAATAGTGGGACGTGCCGGAAATGGAACAGATAACATAAATATCCCAGAAGCTACTGCACACGGAGTAATTGTTGCAAATACACCTGACAGCAATACCGTTTCTGCTTGTGAAATCGCAATTGGGCTGATGATTGCAACTTCGAGAAATATTGTTGCGGCAAATAATTTTATAAGAAGTGGAAAATGGGAAAGGGAAATTTTCGTAGGAAATGAACTATTTGAAAAAACATTAGGAATTATCGGACTTGGAAGAATTGGTGGACTAGTGGCTACAAGAATGAAAGCGTTTGGAATGAAACTTGTTGCATATGATCCATATATTTCAGATGAACGTTTTAAAAGATACAGTTGTGAAAAAGCCAAAACATTGGATGAATTGATGGAAAAAGCGGATATAATAACAATTCATACGCCTAAAACAAAAGAAACTATTGATATGATAAACGCTGAAAACATTCGCAAGTTAAAAGATGGAGTAAGACTTGTAAATGCAGCACGTGGTGGACTTTTTAACGAAGATGCTGTTGCAGAAGGGTTAAGAAGTGGAAAAATAGCCAGTTTTGGATATGATGTTCACACTGTTGAACCACGTACAGACTGTGTCTTATACGAATTTGACAATGTAGTTGCAACTCCGCATATTGGGGCGACAACTTATGAGGCACAGAGAAATGTAGGAACTCAAGTTGTAAGACAAGTACTAAATGGACTTCGTGGAGAAATAGTGGAAACAGCTGTAAACTTGCCTGCAATTGGAAGAGAAGAATTTTTAATTGTAAAACCTTTTATAAATTTGGCTGAAAAATTAGGAAAAATATATTTTCAAATAGAAAAAACTCCAATTGCAAATGTAGTAATTAATTATTATGGGGAAATTGCTGGACAGGAAACTGCCCTAGTAGATTCAACAGCAATGAAGGGAATTCTGGAGCCTGTATTAAAAGAAGAAGTTAATTATATTAATGCAAAGCCGCTAGCTGAAAAAAGAGGAATCAATATTTCAATAAATAAAAAGGAACATAAATATAAAAATTATTCATCAGCAATAGAATTTATCATAACAAGTGAAGAAGGCAAAAAAATCTATGTTGTCGGAACAATTGGAATGAATAACGAAGAAAGAATTATCAGCATAAAGAATCACGATGTGGATATGGCAATTTCTGACAATATGATTTATTTAGGAAATGATGACGTGCCAGGAGTTATCGGAGCTGTAGGGGCAACTTTAGGAAAAGAGAACATAAATATTGCCACAATGAATGTTGGTAGACGTGAAAATAGTGCAATTATGCTGCTTACAGTAGATAGTGAAGTTGGAAGAAAGTCGTTAAATAAATTGAAAGGACTGAGTCAAATAAAATGGGCTCATTACTTGGATTTGACAATATAG
- the thrB gene encoding homoserine kinase: MGLKFKVKVPGTSANIGVGYDCLGVALDYFLELEVEESDKIEFLENGKPFSIPIEENLIFEAIKYTEKYLVKNIPSYKVNIVKNNIPISRGLGSSSSAIVAGILIANKFAGDVLDINEVAKLAVEMEGHPDNVVPAIFGGMVLTAHDKENIVHSSLINSDDLCFYVMIPDFKLSTEKARSVLPKMYLVSDAINNISKLGLLVNAFNKGEYNNLRFLLGDKIHQPYRFALINDSEKIFEISKKYGALGEYISGAGPTLISLNYDNDEFLENMKKELSELSDNWTIEKKKINLKGAEVY, encoded by the coding sequence ATGGGTTTAAAATTTAAAGTAAAAGTGCCGGGAACATCGGCGAATATTGGTGTGGGATATGACTGTCTAGGAGTTGCATTGGATTATTTTCTGGAACTGGAAGTGGAAGAAAGTGATAAAATTGAATTTTTGGAAAATGGGAAGCCGTTTTCGATTCCGATTGAGGAAAATTTAATTTTTGAAGCGATAAAATATACGGAAAAGTATTTGGTAAAAAATATTCCTAGTTATAAAGTAAATATTGTGAAAAATAATATTCCAATTTCACGTGGGCTGGGAAGCAGTTCATCAGCTATTGTCGCTGGAATTTTGATTGCAAATAAATTTGCTGGTGATGTGCTGGATATTAATGAAGTAGCAAAACTTGCTGTAGAAATGGAAGGGCATCCTGACAATGTAGTGCCTGCAATCTTTGGGGGAATGGTACTTACTGCACACGATAAGGAAAACATCGTTCACAGCTCATTAATAAATTCGGACGATTTATGTTTCTACGTAATGATTCCCGATTTTAAATTATCAACAGAAAAAGCAAGAAGCGTTTTACCAAAAATGTACCTAGTTTCTGACGCAATAAACAACATTTCAAAGCTGGGATTACTTGTAAACGCCTTTAACAAAGGTGAATACAACAACTTACGTTTTCTTTTAGGCGACAAAATTCACCAGCCTTACAGATTCGCATTAATAAACGATTCAGAAAAAATATTTGAAATATCTAAAAAATACGGTGCATTAGGTGAATATATAAGCGGTGCGGGGCCTACATTGATTTCCTTGAATTATGATAATGATGAATTTTTGGAAAATATGAAAAAGGAACTTTCGGAGTTATCGGATAACTGGACTATTGAGAAGAAGAAGATTAATTTGAAGGGTGCGGAAGTTTATTAA